The proteins below are encoded in one region of Aquisphaera giovannonii:
- a CDS encoding RecQ family ATP-dependent DNA helicase: MPGTQPAAGPVHDRAALSRRLQEHFGFRRFRRGQEQAVRSALLGQDTLVLMPTGSGKSLCYQLPALEAEGATIVVSPLIALMKDQVESLRSRGLPALMINSHLSAAERRAAEEVIAGGFPAFVFTTPEQLADPDFRALLRKTQVDLFVVDEAHCVSQWGHDFRPEYLTLGDVIEDLGRPTVLALTATATSEVADDILRQLRIPDARVVSTGFDRPNLHIAATRATSEEDRFARVSRAVARCTIEGLGGGIIYASTVKAVGELADRLREEGLSVGTYHGRMRAADRAASQDAFMSGEVPVMVATNAFGLGIDKPDIRFVIHAHLPGTLEAYYQEIGRAGRDGGPARCELIYTDDDQKLHKFFQSGRYPTPEDLVNAHHALKRLAETPPLFDELQAISPLPKSRLKSALNLFRSKKIVKEDIGGRYLLLRPDLTTADLTRIGREYEEREEAEQLRLRRILDLAERRACRWQFLLDEFEPDLPHEPCGHCDNCAAGRGTPEVPLRKAS, encoded by the coding sequence ATGCCAGGGACCCAACCCGCCGCGGGGCCGGTGCACGACCGGGCCGCGCTGTCGCGTCGCTTGCAGGAGCATTTCGGCTTCCGGAGGTTCCGCCGGGGCCAGGAGCAGGCCGTCCGCTCGGCCCTCCTGGGGCAGGACACGCTGGTCCTGATGCCCACGGGCTCGGGCAAGAGCCTCTGCTATCAGCTCCCGGCGCTGGAGGCGGAGGGGGCGACGATCGTGGTGAGCCCGCTCATCGCCCTCATGAAGGACCAGGTCGAGTCGCTCCGCTCTCGGGGCCTGCCGGCCCTTATGATCAACAGCCACCTCTCCGCCGCCGAGCGGAGGGCCGCCGAGGAGGTGATCGCCGGGGGCTTCCCCGCGTTCGTCTTCACGACGCCGGAGCAGCTCGCCGACCCGGACTTCCGGGCCCTGCTGCGAAAGACCCAGGTCGACCTCTTCGTCGTGGACGAGGCCCACTGCGTGAGCCAGTGGGGGCACGACTTCCGCCCCGAATACCTCACGCTCGGCGACGTCATCGAGGACCTGGGCCGGCCCACCGTACTCGCCCTCACGGCGACCGCCACGAGCGAGGTGGCCGACGACATCCTGCGGCAGCTCCGCATCCCGGACGCCCGCGTCGTCTCGACGGGATTCGACCGCCCGAACCTGCACATCGCCGCCACCCGCGCCACGAGCGAGGAGGACCGGTTCGCCCGCGTGTCGCGGGCCGTGGCCCGCTGCACGATCGAGGGCCTGGGGGGCGGGATCATCTACGCGTCGACCGTGAAGGCCGTCGGCGAGCTGGCCGACCGGCTCCGCGAGGAGGGCCTGTCGGTCGGCACCTACCACGGCCGGATGAGGGCCGCCGACCGCGCCGCCAGCCAGGACGCGTTCATGAGCGGCGAGGTCCCCGTCATGGTGGCGACCAACGCCTTCGGCCTGGGGATCGACAAGCCGGACATCCGCTTCGTCATCCACGCCCACCTGCCGGGGACCCTGGAGGCGTACTACCAGGAGATCGGCCGGGCGGGCCGCGACGGCGGGCCCGCCCGCTGCGAGCTGATCTACACCGACGACGACCAGAAGCTCCACAAGTTCTTCCAGTCGGGCCGGTACCCCACGCCCGAGGACCTCGTCAACGCGCACCACGCCCTCAAGCGGCTGGCGGAGACGCCGCCGCTGTTCGACGAGCTCCAGGCGATCTCGCCGCTGCCGAAGTCGCGCCTCAAGTCGGCGCTGAACCTGTTCCGCTCGAAGAAGATCGTCAAGGAGGACATCGGCGGGCGATACCTGCTGCTCCGGCCGGACCTCACGACGGCCGACCTGACGCGGATCGGCCGCGAATACGAGGAGCGCGAGGAGGCGGAGCAGCTCAGGCTCCGCCGGATCCTCGACCTGGCCGAGCGTCGGGCGTGCCGCTGGCAGTTCCTGCTCGACGAGTTCGAGCCGGACCTGCCCCACGAGCCCTGCGGCCATTGCGACAACTGCGCCGCGGGCCGCGGCACGCCGGAGGTCCCCCTGCGGAAGGCGTCATGA
- a CDS encoding protein kinase domain-containing protein: protein MPLRLEAGAEPVTGYRLVRKLGEGGVGEAWEAIAPGGVRVALKFIRLDSALARPELRSLDVIRDIRHPHLLDVQFIVQVDDRLVVAMPLCDKSLTDRLAECRKEGLPGVPPAELLGYMGELAAAIDFLNEPRHRAADGTLVGVQHRDIKPHNVFLVGGSTRLADFGLAKVVKAGLEDHSGCMTPHYASPELLAGKISGRSDQYALAVTYVQLRTGQLPFRGPVADVLLGHLHGEPDLFGLPAGERPAVARALAKKPDDRWPSCREFVRELERADRDRAVRHRQEDLAGPAGTPDADLTWNPKAPSTHPATAPTAVQEATDPRPAAAAADWRGQKAESRQRRGRAVGLVAALIGVGTLAVLAALLGPRWPSSSGEKARPGGSEAEAEPVPRAEPKPASEPEPPPVKSEPPRDPTTVAQASESPSQKPPLVEVKSGPPPYQGGVGGGNPQRPASETAFPPASKVAADPNHPLATGEAKSGSPPYQGGVAGGGPEPQRPSSGTGSGDASKVAADPELPGKARAFLKAHCHRCHGVRFEVPGYDVLDRDALVARRGEGEKPYVTPGKPEESELWKRLGEDKDMPPSGPKPSDGELALIRDWIAAGAAFPRHERRKPVGDADVLGTIVGHLRAIDPAERPRWRYFTLATLHNNPRVTDEELRLARAGVSKLLNSLSSRRKVAVPEALGPGQVVLAIDVTGLGWEAREVWDRILKVYPYGLTYRHRPSGDPVRPLAIELDELVGEDAGPPDVRADWFLDAAARPELYHAILNIPATAEQLEARLGVDVRRDFLGDQLRRAGFTASGVSSHNRLVDRHESAGGYYWKSYDFRNTDGTGNLLRYPLGPAFADNPYPRLAFEHAGGEILFSLPNGLQGYMLVDARGNRIDSGPPEVVGDSLRTSGTTLIVAGLSCMACHRDGVIRFQDRLRAGAAAAGAAREKLERLVPAKAEWDKILAGDEAQFLAAVEQSTGPFLRVGADKGKPARDFPEPITTIARLYQKDMGADEVAAELGMADAKGLRDRIRDNPALGKLGLGVLADGGSLKRSEWDSLKDRTLSTFHEVNLQIRRGTPQRRY, encoded by the coding sequence ATGCCACTCCGCCTCGAGGCCGGCGCCGAACCCGTCACCGGCTATCGACTCGTGCGGAAGCTCGGGGAGGGGGGCGTGGGCGAGGCGTGGGAGGCGATCGCCCCGGGGGGCGTGCGCGTCGCCCTGAAGTTCATCCGCCTGGACTCGGCGCTCGCCCGCCCGGAGCTGCGCTCGCTGGACGTCATCCGCGACATCCGCCATCCCCACCTGCTGGACGTCCAGTTCATCGTCCAGGTGGACGACCGCCTGGTCGTGGCGATGCCGCTGTGCGACAAGAGCCTGACGGACCGCCTGGCCGAGTGCCGCAAGGAGGGCCTGCCCGGCGTGCCCCCGGCGGAGCTGCTCGGCTACATGGGCGAGCTCGCCGCGGCGATCGACTTCCTCAACGAGCCCCGGCACCGCGCGGCGGACGGCACGCTCGTCGGCGTCCAGCACCGCGACATCAAGCCCCACAACGTGTTCCTGGTCGGCGGCTCGACGCGGCTGGCGGACTTCGGCCTGGCCAAGGTGGTGAAGGCGGGCCTCGAGGACCACTCCGGCTGCATGACGCCCCACTACGCGTCGCCGGAGCTGCTCGCGGGCAAGATCAGCGGCCGGAGCGACCAGTACGCGCTCGCCGTCACCTACGTCCAGCTCCGGACGGGGCAGCTCCCGTTCCGGGGCCCGGTCGCGGACGTGCTGCTGGGCCACCTCCACGGCGAGCCGGACCTCTTCGGCCTGCCGGCCGGGGAGCGGCCCGCCGTCGCCCGGGCCCTCGCCAAGAAGCCCGACGACCGCTGGCCGAGCTGCCGCGAGTTCGTCCGGGAGCTCGAGCGGGCCGACCGCGACCGGGCGGTGCGGCACCGGCAAGAGGACCTCGCCGGGCCGGCCGGCACCCCGGATGCCGACCTGACCTGGAACCCGAAGGCGCCGTCGACCCACCCCGCCACGGCCCCGACCGCCGTCCAGGAGGCGACCGACCCTCGCCCGGCGGCCGCCGCGGCCGACTGGCGGGGCCAGAAGGCGGAATCGCGTCAACGCCGGGGCCGGGCCGTCGGCCTGGTCGCCGCACTGATCGGCGTCGGGACTCTCGCGGTGCTGGCCGCCCTCCTCGGCCCCCGATGGCCGTCGAGTTCCGGCGAGAAGGCGCGTCCGGGCGGGAGCGAGGCCGAGGCCGAGCCGGTCCCTCGGGCCGAGCCGAAGCCCGCCTCCGAGCCCGAGCCTCCGCCGGTCAAGTCCGAGCCGCCTCGCGATCCCACCACCGTCGCCCAGGCCTCCGAGAGCCCGTCCCAGAAGCCCCCCCTGGTAGAAGTGAAATCCGGCCCTCCCCCTTACCAAGGGGGAGTTGGAGGGGGTAATCCACAACGCCCGGCTTCCGAGACAGCGTTCCCGCCCGCGTCGAAGGTCGCGGCCGACCCGAATCACCCCTTGGCAACGGGAGAAGCGAAGTCGGGCTCTCCCCCATACCAAGGGGGAGTCGCAGGGGGTGGACCGGAGCCGCAGCGGCCATCCTCCGGGACAGGCTCCGGGGACGCGTCGAAGGTCGCCGCCGATCCCGAGTTGCCCGGGAAGGCCCGCGCCTTCCTGAAGGCGCATTGCCACCGCTGCCACGGCGTCCGGTTCGAGGTCCCCGGCTACGACGTCCTCGATCGGGACGCCCTGGTCGCGAGGCGCGGCGAGGGGGAGAAGCCGTACGTCACCCCGGGCAAGCCGGAGGAGTCCGAGCTGTGGAAGCGGCTCGGCGAGGACAAGGACATGCCCCCCTCCGGGCCCAAGCCCTCCGACGGCGAGCTGGCGTTGATCCGCGACTGGATCGCGGCCGGGGCGGCGTTCCCCCGCCACGAGCGTCGCAAGCCGGTGGGCGACGCCGACGTGCTCGGGACGATCGTCGGCCACCTCAGGGCGATCGACCCGGCCGAGCGGCCCCGCTGGCGGTACTTCACCCTCGCCACCCTTCACAACAACCCCAGGGTCACCGACGAGGAGCTGCGGCTGGCCCGCGCGGGGGTGTCGAAGCTGCTCAACAGCCTGAGCAGCCGGCGCAAGGTCGCGGTGCCCGAGGCCCTCGGCCCCGGGCAGGTCGTGCTGGCGATCGACGTCACCGGCCTGGGCTGGGAGGCCCGCGAGGTCTGGGACCGAATCCTCAAGGTGTATCCGTACGGCCTGACCTACCGCCATCGCCCGTCCGGCGACCCGGTCCGCCCGCTGGCCATCGAGCTCGACGAGCTGGTCGGCGAGGACGCCGGGCCTCCGGACGTCCGCGCCGACTGGTTCCTGGACGCGGCGGCCCGCCCGGAGCTCTATCACGCGATCCTGAACATCCCCGCGACCGCCGAGCAGCTGGAGGCCCGGCTCGGCGTGGACGTCCGGCGCGACTTCCTGGGCGACCAGCTCCGCCGCGCCGGGTTCACGGCGAGCGGCGTCTCCAGCCACAATCGGCTCGTCGATCGCCACGAGTCGGCCGGCGGCTATTACTGGAAGAGCTACGACTTCCGGAACACCGACGGGACCGGCAACCTCCTCCGCTACCCGCTCGGCCCGGCGTTCGCGGACAACCCCTACCCGCGGCTGGCCTTCGAGCACGCCGGCGGCGAGATCCTCTTCAGCCTCCCCAACGGGCTCCAGGGCTACATGCTCGTGGACGCCAGGGGGAACCGGATCGACAGCGGCCCGCCCGAGGTCGTCGGGGACTCGCTCCGGACATCCGGCACGACCCTGATCGTCGCCGGCCTCTCGTGCATGGCCTGCCATCGCGACGGCGTCATCCGCTTCCAGGACCGCCTCCGCGCCGGGGCCGCCGCGGCCGGCGCCGCCCGCGAGAAGCTCGAGCGGCTCGTTCCGGCCAAGGCGGAGTGGGACAAGATCCTCGCCGGCGACGAGGCCCAGTTCCTGGCCGCGGTCGAGCAGTCGACTGGGCCGTTCCTCCGGGTCGGCGCCGACAAGGGCAAGCCGGCCCGCGACTTCCCGGAGCCGATCACGACGATCGCCCGGCTCTACCAGAAGGACATGGGGGCCGACGAGGTCGCCGCCGAGCTCGGCATGGCCGACGCGAAGGGCCTGCGCGACCGGATCCGCGACAACCCGGCGCTCGGGAAGCTCGGCCTGGGCGTCCTGGCCGACGGCGGCTCGCTCAAGCGTTCCGAGTGGGACTCGCTCAAGGACCGCACGCTGTCCACGTTCCACGAGGTCAATCTCCAGATCCGTCGCGGGACCCCGCAGCGGAGGTACTGA
- a CDS encoding SDR family NAD(P)-dependent oxidoreductase, translated as MATADPDQDFSADEWAACLRVLEALREDPEAAPDPERVERLIARIYRKTRGKRRKASAESRRQDDRALVEQTGRVRRAPLPGSTPMDPAGGPPSSGLLRARSRRCYICKERYREVHFHYHHLCPGCARLNFDKRVQRADLSGRRAMVTGGRVKIGYQAALKLLRDGAEVVVTTRFPRDAALRYAGEPDFDSWRSRLRIEALDFRMLPEVLAFADRLLAGLPSLEILIHNAAQTVRLPADHFADAAALERMPAEALPANIGALLGVHPGTGLPPELEAPALLGGVPGASALGASSPALPVGPREEPIDRRESNSWTARLADVPPVELLEVLLINAAAPFLLTGRLKPLLLRSPFPDRYVLNVAGLDGQFGRGSKTDRHPHVNMSKAALNMMTRTSAADFARDGILMNSVDVGWITHEGAHSTRLRMRARGFVPPLDEVDGAARIYDPIVQGLRGHREHGHFFKDYRPTAW; from the coding sequence GTGGCGACGGCGGATCCCGACCAGGACTTCAGCGCGGACGAGTGGGCGGCCTGCCTCCGGGTCCTGGAGGCCCTGCGCGAGGACCCCGAGGCGGCCCCGGATCCGGAGCGCGTCGAGCGGCTGATCGCCCGGATCTACCGGAAGACCCGGGGGAAGCGCCGGAAGGCCTCCGCCGAGTCCCGTCGCCAGGACGACCGGGCCCTGGTCGAGCAGACCGGCCGGGTGAGGCGCGCGCCCCTGCCGGGCTCCACGCCGATGGACCCGGCCGGCGGGCCGCCCAGCTCCGGCCTGCTGCGAGCGAGGTCCCGCCGCTGCTACATCTGCAAGGAGCGATACCGGGAGGTCCACTTCCACTATCATCATCTCTGCCCCGGGTGCGCCCGGCTGAACTTCGACAAGCGGGTTCAGCGGGCGGACCTGTCCGGGCGGCGGGCGATGGTCACCGGCGGGCGGGTGAAGATCGGCTACCAGGCCGCCCTGAAGCTGCTGCGGGACGGGGCCGAGGTCGTCGTCACGACCCGCTTCCCCAGGGACGCCGCGCTCCGCTACGCCGGCGAGCCGGACTTCGACTCCTGGCGGAGTCGGCTGCGGATCGAGGCGCTCGACTTCCGGATGCTGCCGGAGGTCCTGGCCTTCGCCGATCGGCTGCTGGCCGGTCTCCCGTCCCTGGAGATCCTGATCCACAACGCCGCCCAGACGGTCCGACTCCCCGCCGACCACTTCGCCGACGCGGCGGCCCTGGAGCGGATGCCGGCCGAGGCCCTCCCGGCGAACATCGGGGCACTCCTCGGTGTCCATCCCGGCACAGGGCTGCCGCCGGAATTGGAGGCCCCGGCCCTCCTTGGCGGCGTGCCCGGCGCCTCCGCCCTGGGGGCCTCGAGCCCGGCGCTCCCGGTCGGGCCCCGCGAGGAGCCGATCGATCGCCGGGAGTCCAATAGCTGGACCGCCCGGCTGGCCGACGTGCCGCCGGTCGAGCTGCTGGAGGTGCTCCTGATCAACGCCGCCGCCCCGTTCCTGCTGACCGGACGCCTGAAGCCGCTGCTGCTGCGGTCGCCGTTCCCCGATCGGTACGTCCTGAACGTGGCGGGCCTCGACGGGCAGTTCGGGCGGGGTTCCAAGACGGACCGCCACCCGCACGTGAACATGAGCAAGGCGGCGCTGAACATGATGACCCGCACCTCCGCGGCCGACTTCGCCCGCGACGGCATCCTCATGAACAGCGTGGACGTCGGCTGGATCACGCACGAGGGGGCGCATTCCACGCGGCTGCGGATGCGGGCCCGCGGGTTCGTGCCCCCGCTCGACGAGGTCGACGGCGCGGCGAGGATCTACGACCCGATCGTGCAGGGCCTCCGCGGGCATCGGGAGCACGGGCATTTCTTCAAGGACTACCGGCCGACGGCCTGGTGA
- a CDS encoding SUMF1/EgtB/PvdO family nonheme iron enzyme codes for MRDRSPLRIALALLLAPSLAAAASAGREGKPGASYALLVGVRAYDPNELHELAYSEEDVTGLAEVLRAGGYEPTNVVLMTQTLGARRPRLLPVAANIRKELKLLLEDLEPADSVVVAFAGHGVQFAGEKANYFCPADARLADRSTLIPLDEVYKELEACRAGLKLLLVDACRNDPRTKNSRSRAEVDLESLSRPQVVPPPGGVMAFFSCSEGEKAQEYEELKHGVFFHFVIKGLGGEADLDGDSLVSPEELAQYAKRRVRDYVREKNGVRQMPELRGTSRDLFPLVRLAGPGAADTSKTRTPAAGGADSPITNSLGMKLVPIPAGSFLMGSADDEDAEDDEKPAHPARITRPFHLGATEVTVGQFRRFVEATGYRTEAERGGKGCRGWNESKGRFEADPKYNWRDPGFPQTDEHPVSNVTWNDAAAFCAWLGSKEAATYRLPTEAEWEYACRAGTTSRYASGPDPESLASVGNVADGTARAKFPDWTTIAARDGHAFAAPVGRFPANAWGLHDMHGNVWEWCRDGYDEHAYEHAAPDDPAGPSEAPRRVYRGGSWADDPRYARSARRVGVKPDYRCYDLGFRVARVAAAPR; via the coding sequence ATGCGCGATCGATCGCCCCTCCGGATCGCCCTGGCGCTCCTCCTGGCCCCGTCGCTCGCGGCCGCTGCGTCGGCCGGGCGCGAGGGGAAGCCGGGCGCCTCCTACGCGCTGCTGGTCGGGGTCAGGGCGTACGACCCGAACGAGCTGCACGAGCTGGCGTATTCCGAGGAGGACGTGACCGGCCTGGCGGAGGTGCTCCGGGCCGGCGGCTACGAGCCGACGAACGTCGTCCTGATGACGCAGACGCTGGGGGCTCGGCGGCCGCGGCTGCTGCCGGTGGCGGCCAACATCCGCAAGGAGCTGAAGCTGCTCCTCGAGGACCTGGAGCCGGCCGACTCCGTCGTGGTGGCCTTCGCCGGGCACGGCGTCCAGTTCGCGGGCGAGAAGGCCAACTACTTCTGCCCGGCCGACGCGAGGCTCGCCGACCGCTCGACCCTGATCCCGCTGGACGAGGTCTACAAGGAGCTGGAGGCCTGCCGGGCCGGCCTGAAGCTGCTCCTGGTCGACGCCTGCCGCAACGACCCGCGGACGAAGAACTCGCGATCCAGGGCGGAGGTGGACCTCGAGAGCCTGAGCCGGCCGCAGGTGGTCCCGCCGCCGGGCGGGGTGATGGCCTTCTTCAGCTGCTCCGAGGGGGAGAAGGCCCAGGAGTACGAGGAACTCAAGCACGGGGTCTTCTTCCACTTCGTGATCAAGGGGCTCGGCGGCGAGGCCGACCTGGACGGCGACTCGCTGGTCTCCCCCGAGGAGCTGGCCCAGTACGCCAAGCGGCGGGTGCGGGACTACGTCCGGGAGAAGAACGGCGTGCGGCAGATGCCCGAGCTGCGCGGCACGAGCCGCGACCTGTTCCCGCTCGTCCGCCTGGCGGGCCCCGGCGCGGCAGACACGTCCAAGACCCGCACGCCCGCGGCCGGCGGGGCCGACTCTCCGATCACCAACAGCCTGGGGATGAAGCTGGTGCCGATCCCGGCCGGCTCGTTCCTGATGGGCTCGGCGGACGACGAGGACGCGGAGGACGACGAGAAGCCCGCCCACCCCGCGCGGATCACGCGGCCGTTCCACCTGGGGGCGACCGAGGTGACCGTCGGGCAGTTCCGCCGCTTCGTCGAGGCGACCGGCTACCGCACCGAGGCGGAGCGCGGCGGCAAGGGATGCCGCGGCTGGAACGAGTCCAAGGGGAGGTTCGAGGCCGATCCGAAATACAACTGGCGAGACCCCGGCTTCCCCCAGACCGACGAGCATCCGGTCTCGAACGTGACGTGGAACGACGCGGCGGCCTTCTGCGCGTGGCTGGGCTCAAAGGAAGCGGCGACCTACCGGCTGCCGACGGAGGCCGAGTGGGAGTACGCCTGCCGCGCGGGGACGACCTCGCGATACGCGAGCGGGCCCGACCCGGAGTCGCTCGCCTCGGTCGGCAACGTCGCCGACGGCACCGCCCGGGCGAAGTTCCCCGACTGGACGACGATCGCGGCCCGAGACGGCCACGCCTTCGCCGCGCCCGTCGGCCGGTTCCCCGCGAACGCCTGGGGCCTGCACGACATGCACGGGAACGTCTGGGAATGGTGCCGGGACGGGTACGACGAGCACGCCTACGAGCACGCGGCCCCCGACGATCCCGCCGGACCTTCGGAGGCGCCGCGGCGGGTGTATCGCGGCGGGAGCTGGGCCGACGACCCGCGATACGCGCGGTCCGCGCGCCGCGTCGGGGTCAAGCCGGACTACCGGTGCTACGACCTCGGCTTCCGCGTGGCCCGGGTCGCGGCCGCCCCTCGCTGA
- a CDS encoding PVC-type heme-binding CxxCH protein — MNPRACGGRPKGLALIPAVGLSLILNLAGATMDAAAGEFKIGERTLKVPDGFVAELVAGPPVADRPITIDFDETGALYVADSSGSNDPVQKQLKERPHRILRLVDRDGDGRYETRTVFADRMMFPEGTLWHDGSLYVSAPPTIWKLTDTDGDGVADRREEWLTRTLTGCANDLHGPYLGLDGRIYWCKGAFAEQTYERPGKPPFVTKASHIFRARPDGTQIEPVLTGGMDNPVDVAFTPGGERILTCTFFQHPGGGKRDGLIHAIYGGVYGKITGPIFEPAHKWTGPEVMPVLLHMGPAAPCGLTRYESEALGPEFRDNLFACYFNLHKVSRHVLKPEGSTFTATEEPFVSSPDVDFHPTDVAEDADGSLVVVDTGGWYKLCCPSSQLHKPDVLGGIYRVRRKDAPRVEDPRGLSIDWKALPPADLAKLLGDPRPAVQRRAIATLAKRGEAAIGALAPHDVSSPLGRRNAAWTAARIDGLVARSFVRAAIEDADPDTALAAIHVAGLHRDKEAASPLVTKLGQPSAHARRAAAEALGRIGDPSVVPALLQALAAKPDRPLEHSLIYAAIEIGDRDAVSKAAHSTDPAVRRGAIIAMDQMDGGSLDPREVAGLLTSSDVPLREAASWILGRHPEWGGALAGSCRERLAKGPADAAGGTELEKQLARFAGAAEIQALLAETVADEAAPAASRLVAAKAMARAGLKDAPDSWVASLAKVLAGRPARPEALELTRQAVATAAALAPPPEKARALIPALAAIGRDEKADEALRLSALAAVPGGLKPLDDATLGYLVGHLDRDQPAAIRGAAASAISRAGLSKGQLERIAGSLKAAGPLEVDRLLTAFEQSADGAVGLTLVKALGDSPALSSLRAEAIRQHLAKYGPPVQAAAEGLYARLNADAAKQRAKLDELASKVAGGDIRRGQAVFLSEKAACFTCHAIGYRGGDVGPDLTKVGEVRTERDLLESIVFPSASLVRSFEPVVVATSDGKVVNGLLKRETSDELFLVTGVNQEARIARSDVEEIRPGTVSVMPAGLDQQLSVRDLADLVAFLKACR; from the coding sequence ATGAATCCCAGAGCATGCGGCGGCCGCCCGAAGGGGCTGGCCCTGATCCCGGCCGTGGGGCTGAGCCTCATCCTGAACCTGGCCGGCGCCACGATGGACGCCGCGGCCGGCGAGTTCAAGATCGGCGAGCGGACGCTCAAGGTGCCGGACGGGTTCGTCGCGGAGCTGGTCGCGGGGCCGCCGGTCGCGGACCGGCCGATCACGATCGACTTCGACGAAACCGGGGCGCTGTACGTCGCCGACTCGTCCGGGTCGAACGACCCCGTCCAGAAGCAGCTCAAGGAGCGGCCCCACCGGATCCTACGGCTCGTGGACAGGGACGGCGACGGCCGGTACGAGACCCGCACCGTCTTCGCCGACCGGATGATGTTCCCGGAGGGGACGCTCTGGCACGACGGCTCGCTCTACGTCTCGGCGCCGCCGACCATCTGGAAGCTCACCGACACCGACGGGGACGGCGTGGCGGACCGCCGCGAGGAGTGGCTCACCAGGACGCTCACCGGCTGCGCGAACGACCTTCACGGGCCGTACCTCGGGCTCGACGGCCGCATCTACTGGTGCAAGGGAGCCTTCGCCGAGCAGACGTACGAGCGGCCCGGCAAGCCGCCGTTCGTCACCAAGGCGTCCCACATCTTCCGGGCCCGGCCGGACGGCACGCAGATCGAGCCGGTGCTCACCGGCGGCATGGACAACCCGGTGGACGTGGCGTTCACGCCCGGCGGCGAGCGGATCCTCACGTGCACCTTCTTCCAGCACCCCGGCGGCGGCAAGCGAGACGGCCTGATCCACGCCATCTACGGCGGCGTCTACGGCAAGATCACCGGGCCCATCTTCGAGCCGGCCCACAAGTGGACCGGGCCGGAGGTCATGCCCGTCCTCCTGCACATGGGCCCGGCCGCCCCCTGCGGCCTCACCCGCTATGAGTCGGAGGCGCTCGGGCCGGAGTTCCGCGACAACCTCTTCGCCTGCTACTTCAACCTCCACAAGGTCAGCCGCCACGTCCTGAAGCCGGAGGGCTCCACGTTCACCGCGACCGAGGAGCCGTTCGTCTCCAGCCCGGACGTGGATTTCCACCCGACCGACGTGGCCGAGGACGCCGACGGAAGCCTCGTCGTCGTGGACACCGGCGGCTGGTACAAGCTCTGCTGCCCGAGCTCGCAGCTCCACAAGCCCGACGTCCTGGGCGGCATCTACCGCGTCCGCCGCAAGGACGCCCCGCGCGTCGAGGACCCGCGCGGGCTCTCCATCGACTGGAAGGCCCTCCCGCCCGCCGACCTGGCGAAACTCCTGGGCGACCCCCGCCCGGCCGTCCAGCGCCGGGCCATCGCGACGCTCGCGAAGCGGGGCGAGGCGGCAATCGGGGCGCTCGCGCCTCACGACGTCTCGTCGCCGCTCGGCCGCCGCAACGCCGCCTGGACGGCGGCCCGGATCGACGGCCTGGTCGCGAGGTCGTTCGTCCGGGCGGCGATCGAGGATGCCGACCCGGACACGGCCCTGGCGGCGATCCACGTCGCCGGGCTGCACCGGGATAAGGAGGCCGCCTCCCCCCTGGTGACGAAGCTCGGCCAGCCGTCGGCCCACGCCCGCCGCGCGGCGGCCGAGGCCCTCGGGCGGATCGGCGACCCGTCCGTCGTCCCGGCCCTCCTCCAAGCGTTGGCCGCGAAGCCCGATCGCCCGCTCGAGCATTCCCTGATCTACGCCGCGATCGAGATCGGCGACCGCGACGCCGTCTCGAAGGCCGCGCATTCAACGGACCCGGCGGTGCGCCGCGGGGCGATCATCGCGATGGACCAGATGGACGGCGGCTCGCTCGACCCGCGCGAGGTGGCTGGGCTGCTCACATCCAGCGACGTGCCGCTCCGCGAGGCCGCCTCGTGGATCCTGGGCCGCCATCCCGAGTGGGGCGGCGCCCTCGCCGGCTCGTGCCGCGAGCGGCTGGCGAAGGGGCCGGCGGACGCCGCCGGCGGGACGGAGCTGGAGAAGCAGCTCGCCCGGTTCGCCGGCGCGGCCGAGATCCAGGCGTTGCTGGCCGAGACGGTCGCCGACGAGGCGGCCCCGGCCGCGTCCCGCCTGGTCGCCGCGAAGGCCATGGCCCGCGCCGGGTTGAAGGACGCGCCGGACTCCTGGGTCGCGTCGCTGGCGAAGGTGCTCGCGGGCCGTCCGGCGAGGCCGGAGGCCCTGGAGCTCACGCGGCAGGCCGTGGCGACGGCCGCGGCGCTGGCGCCCCCGCCGGAGAAGGCGAGGGCACTGATCCCCGCGCTGGCGGCGATCGGACGGGACGAGAAGGCCGACGAGGCGCTCCGGCTCTCCGCCCTCGCCGCGGTCCCGGGGGGCCTGAAGCCGCTCGACGACGCGACGCTCGGATACCTCGTCGGGCACCTCGACCGCGACCAGCCGGCGGCGATCCGGGGCGCGGCGGCCTCGGCGATCTCGAGGGCCGGACTTTCGAAGGGGCAGCTCGAGAGGATCGCGGGCTCGCTGAAGGCGGCCGGGCCGCTCGAGGTCGACCGCCTGCTGACGGCGTTCGAGCAGTCCGCGGATGGGGCGGTCGGCCTGACGCTGGTGAAGGCCCTGGGCGACTCTCCTGCCCTCTCCAGCCTGCGGGCCGAGGCGATCAGGCAGCACCTCGCGAAGTACGGCCCGCCGGTGCAGGCCGCGGCCGAGGGCCTCTACGCGAGGCTCAACGCCGACGCCGCGAAGCAGCGGGCGAAGCTGGACGAGCTGGCCTCGAAGGTCGCCGGCGGCGACATCCGCCGCGGCCAGGCCGTCTTCCTGAGCGAGAAGGCCGCGTGCTTCACCTGCCACGCCATCGGCTACCGCGGCGGCGACGTCGGGCCCGACCTGACGAAGGTCGGCGAGGTCCGCACCGAGCGCGACCTATTGGAATCGATCGTCTTCCCGAGCGCCAGCCTCGTCCGGAGCTTCGAGCCGGTCGTCGTGGCGACCTCCGACGGCAAGGTCGTCAACGGCCTGCTGAAGCGCGAGACCTCGGACGAGCTCTTCCTCGTCACGGGCGTCAACCAGGAGGCGCGCATCGCCCGGTCCGACGTCGAGGAGATCCGCCCCGGCACCGTCTCCGTCATGCCCGCCGGCCTGGACCAGCAGCTCTCCGTGCGGGACCTGGCGGACCTGGTGGCGTTCCTGAAGGCGTGCCGGTGA